A genome region from Cryptosporidium parvum Iowa II chromosome 8, whole genome shotgun sequence includes the following:
- a CDS encoding hypothetical protein (with possible cryptosporidium-specific paralog; transcripts identified by EST) has product MESESRMNSDEAVLFQEQDLNKPEPTVQSPNFESHEPFTVEDNFDDNCSSTTGASGYRDASVSPQRFSNIGHEIGTDSISASRANGIELEFNNLDSYKDSGSSGIHNEICVTEELEKENQNIEIETNHSTSNIPTTKIVNANHENENLENTDNRLDNSDITYDNLSSTEFLSRQRALDRANVFLRWNLAPTKQQIAEFLEMAQGKLNLSMVSEKGYDYCLLYFELLRDGLINAHLWRDTTIEELDLAITEARQTLNGEITPPQSIKKRRVNNNTLQEDHSSSYNSTNIENEKIPLHILAKVSKSHSELDDAASELQGTPVNFNFEQSIKVDEVERKSNVDNEDLDNSYNSLGWQGINSNSSKASDISIESNSLNLNKDTSAESNKDGSDSDDTGDNTHDNEGNSSSRQDAMNRLLNPKSGCKGVSWSNRQMAWLAFWKEDNQRRSKTFSARKLGFEEAQRRAIEFLRRKREEVRMKTQAHLYEELPRVGTTINSSNDNSGIKTPNRRNYSNSNATTATPATPITPLELDQYSNTVHQFIPGFDDSTRNLIAGANPLFSTSGNILANNIPSMINHGTTVQQNVIQSNIGQPSILTATAAAAAAAHQMGLPFHLAALSSIAGGIPIDPSISATVAAATGMNLGVQTPQQSQANSINNFTQAALMAANPFFMFGAAAAAAAAAAVGSNNTHIGSGSSNSHFHWQQFQNTGIGPLIQSQLQVDMRDAPFSQSISNLTSNGPEQKSDNKDDSSELNKNPLVENEDEQNHSNDKTLVTESRTEVIANDINESLMGNFKSTPEIEDDVSSITNLSAHSRTLDVYRH; this is encoded by the coding sequence atggaGAGTGAAAGCCGTATGAATAGTGATGAGGCAGTACTGTTTCAAGAACAAGATTTAAACAAGCCTGAGCCAACCGTTCAGTCAccaaattttgaatcaCATGAGCCTTTTACCGTCGAAgataattttgatgataattGCAGTAGCACAACTGGAGCTAGTGGATATAGGGATGCTTCAGTTTCACCTCAAAGATTTTCCAATATCGGACATGAAATTGGAACCGATAGTATTTCCGCATCTAGAGCTAATGGCATTGAACttgaattcaataatttggatTCTTACAAAGATAGTGGCTCAAGTGGAATACATAATGAAATATGTGTTACTGAAGAATTGGAAAAggaaaatcaaaatattgaaatagaaaCTAACCATTCTACATCAAACATTCCAACTACAAAAATTGTTAATGCTAAtcatgaaaatgaaaatttagAGAATACAGATAATAGGCTCGACAATTCCGATATAACATATGACAATTTGTCTTCAACCGAATTTCTATCCAGACAGAGAGCCCTAGATAGAGCTAATGTCTTTTTAAGATGGAATTTGGCTCCTACTAAACAACAGATTGCGGAGTTTTTAGAAATGGCCCAAGGTAAACTAAACTTGAGTATGGTATCTGAAAAAGGATACGACTATTGtttactttattttgaaCTTCTTCGCGATGGGCTTATTAATGCTCATCTATGGCGCGATACTACTATAGAAGAACTTGATTTGGCAATTACAGAAGCTCGTCAAACCCTAAATGGTGAAATAACTCCTCCCCAAAGCATCAAGAAGCGTAGggttaataataatactttaCAGGAAGATCATTCTTCGTCTTATAATTCAactaatattgaaaatgaaaaaattcCACTCCATATATTAGCAAAAGTAAGTAAAAGTCATTCCGAATTAGATGACGCAGCTTCAGAACTCCAAGGAACCCCAGtaaactttaattttgagCAAAGTATTAAAGTTGATGAAGttgaaagaaaatcaaatgTAGATAATGAAGATCTTGACAACTCATATAACAGTTTAGGATGGCAAGGCATCAATAGTAATAGCAGTAAGGCTAGTGATATAAGTATCGAAAGTAATAGCTTGAACTTGAACAAGGATACCAGTGCCGAATCTAATAAAGATGGAAGTGATAGCGACGATACGGGGGATAATACTCATGATAATGAAGGCAACTCATCTTCTAGACAGGATGCTATGAACCGTCTTTTAAATCCAAAGTCAGGGTGTAAAGGTGTTTCATGGTCGAATCGCCAGATGGCTTGGCTTGCATTTTGGAAGGAAGATAATCAAAGAAGGTCAAAGACATTTTCCGCAAGAAAGCTTGGATTCGAAGAGGCGCAAAGAAGAGCCATAGAGTTTTTACGTCGTAAGAGAGAGGAGGTTCGCATGAAGACACAAGCGCATTTATATGAAGAACTCCCTAGAGTTGGAACAACCATTAATTCATCCAATGATAATTCTGGTATTAAAACTCCAAATAGACGTAACTATTCTAACTCGAATGCTACAACGGCAACTCCAGCAACTCCAATAACTCCATTGGAACTTGACCAATATTCAAATACGGTACATCAGTTTATTCCGGGATTTGATGACTCGACGCGCAATTTGATAGCTGGAGCAAACCCACTATTTAGCACATCGGGGAATATATTGGCAAATAACATTCCATCAATGATTAATCACGGCACTACTGTCCAACAAAACGTCATTCAATCCAATATTGGGCAGCCAAGTATATTAACAGCTACTGCAGCTGCAGCTGCAGCTGCTCACCAAATGGGATTACCATTTCATCTTGCTGCGCTTTCATCCATAGCAGGAGGTATTCCGATTGATCCCTCTATTTCTGCTACTGTTGCCGCCGCAACAGGCATGAACCTTGGTGTTCAAACTCCTCAACAAAGTCAAGcaaattctattaataattttacaCAAGCCGCTTTGATGGCTGCAAATCCCTTCTTTATGTTTGGTGCAGCAGCAGCAGCAGCAGCAGCAGCAGCAGTAGGTTCTAACAATACTCATATAGGGTCTGGTAGCTCCAACTCTCATTTCCATTGGCAACAATTCCAAAATACTGGAATCGGGCCCCTGATTCAGAGTCAATTACAAGTAGATATGAGAGACGCACCTTTTTCCCAATCAATTAGTAACCTTACCTCAAACGGACCCGAACAAAAGAGtgataataaagatgaCTCTTCAGAACTAAACAAAAATCCTTTAgtagaaaatgaagatgaacAGAATCACAGTAATGATAAGACTTTAGTCACTGAATCAAGAACGGAAGTTATAGCTAACGATATAAATGAGTCTTTGATGGGAAACTTTAAATCAACACCGGAAATTGAAGATGACGTAAGTTCTATCACCAATTTGTCGGCACATTCTCGAACACTAGATGTTTATAGGCACTGA
- a CDS encoding apicomplexan specific protein (similar to gi:23508491), with protein MPEKGGVVLKIKHAAENYNEDKKDGKIAAKKQIELEHNAAKAIMNLRHRRDCNGEVTRFSWCSDPLCRMWYDMTQFFGFLGEDIIDTDIDNAIISVADGGSGIYERLIVLGHRILDATGKEYAVKKYMNSGIDGMPKEINKIVGESNKKLLVFLKMRWLSNNVCSIECLSKFAKRYCHYCKAELNSDSNKWDDIKLSKYVKFCISFCIYGQGIIDWNNPLNIENKLCQRFPWLEVLIRSMDMSILNPSMQDDGKFLSAEGIRNAKILGILHRHFGYNRGKKDIPPRVLFALNTPEGSQLPEEKTGQMIFSHYISHYFKAVASEHGFTGIDILHWVEKEKNILLQSNAVELFALIDLELGEVYSNGVSSKIEEKFSRYRGLFFSLIANMFVLCEDDKSAQIWLQELVTCVRQIQLYIIEFCEYSNSESMQKVNSIPQNEVFTISETSLDHTHVPDIFTDLEPEEIISFISLLEKCKSPAIVDALKDVISSSKNCVNAVTEIASIPHKWLNEAIIKFAKFSKHEAKKTVKKCNKFNLFSESCNVESDSSEQEHSKNTNLEKHDKRSKETTSKDSKCKNSNKDIDFNLKIESSKNIHCAKALGPILRPVSLKARDDELGLEIQPVSLTFIDEEGNPVHYTLTPNSSVIPNGIVKPIGEIVNENTKDNAMKENDNSTPKNKSLHVFSRNIGRSRSPNQRNFERREHGVFICGDFSDHTEENNPIRVYKDQRDYMKFSGYNTNDFPINNGYYHD; from the coding sequence ATGCCTGAGAAAGGAGGTGTTGtcttaaaaattaaacatGCAGCAGAAAATTATAACGAAGATAAAAAAGATGGAAAAATTGCTGCAAAGAAGCAAATAGAGCTTGAACACAATGCAGCAAAAGCTATTATGAACTTGAGACATAGAAGAGATTGTAATGGAGAAGTCACCAGGTTTTCTTGGTGTAGCGACCCATTATGTAGAATGTGGTACGATATGACTCAATTTTTTGGCTTTTTGGGAgaagatattattgatacAGATATTGATAATGCAATTATTTCTGTAGCAGATGGAGGAAGTGGAATATATGAAAGGTTAATAGTTCTTGGGCACAGAATTCTTGACGCTACAGGAAAGGAATATGCagtaaaaaaatatatgaatTCAGGTATAGATGGCATGcctaaagaaattaataaaatagttGGTGAATCTAATAAAAAGTTACTTGTCTTTTTAAAAATGCGTTGGTTGAGTAATAATGTATGTTCTATAGAATGCCTTTCAAAATTTGCAAAACGGTACTGTCATTATTGTAAAGCGGAATTGAATTctgattcaaataaatgggacgatattaaattatctaAGTATGTCAAGTTTTGCATTTCATTTTGTATTTACGGTCAGGGAATAATAGATTGGAACAACCCactaaatattgaaaataaactttGCCAAAGATTCCCTTGGTTAGaagtattaataagaaGCATGGATATGAGCATACTTAATCCTTCTATGCAAGATGATGGAAAGTTCCTATCAGCTGAAGGTATAAGAAATGCAAAAATTTTGGGAATTTTACACAGGCACTTTGGATACAATAGAGGGAAAAAAGATATTCCCCCCAGAGTTTTATTTGCATTAAACACGCCTGAAGGGTCTCAGCTACCTGAAGAAAAGACTGGACAAATGATTTTCAGTCATTATATCAGTCATTATTTCAAGGCAGTAGCTTCTGAGCATGGCTTTACTGGAATTGATATACTGCACTGGGtagagaaagaaaaaaatattttattacaaAGCAATGCTGTAGAATTATTTGCCTTAATAGACTTGGAGCTAGGTGAGGTTTACTCTAATGGCGTATCATCAAAAATAGAGGAGAAATTTTCAAGATATAGAGGGTTATTTTTTTCGTTAATTGCAAATATGTTTGTACTATGCGAAGATGATAAGAGTGCACAAATATGGTTGCAAGAGTTAGTTACATGTGTTAGGCAGATACAACTTTACATAATTGAGTTTTGTGAGTACAGTAATTCAGAGTCCATGCAAAAAGTTAATAGCATTCCCCAAAATGAGGTTTTCACTATTTCAGAAACTTCACTTGATCATACTCATGTCCCTGACATTTTTACAGATTTGGAGCctgaagaaataatatcatttaTTAGTTTACTTGAAAAATGTAAATCACCAGCAATTGTTGACGCATTAAAAGATGTAATATCAAGTTCAAAAAACTGTGTCAATGCAGTTACTGAAATCGCCTCCATTCCACACAAATGGTTAAATGAAGCTATCATTAAATTTGCAAAGTTTTCTAAGCATGAAGCAAAGAAAACAGTTAAGAAGtgtaataaatttaacttGTTTAGCGAATCTTGCAATGTAGAATCAGATAGTAGCGAACAAGAGCActcaaaaaatacaaatttggAGAAACACGACAAAAGGAGCAAAGAAACTACATCAAAGGATAGTAAATgtaaaaattcaaataaagatatagactttaatttaaaaatagaaagTTCGAAAAATATTCACTGTGCGAAGGCTTTAGGTCCAATTTTAAGACCTGTGTCTCTTAAAGCACGAGATGATGAACTTGGCCTCGAAATTCAGCCGGTTTCTCTAACATTTATTGATGAAGAAGGTAACCCTGTACATTATACTTTAACTCCAAACTCTAGTGTCATTCCAAATGGAATAGTAAAGCCGATAGGTGAAATAGttaatgaaaatacaaAAGATAACGCAATGAAGGAAAATGACAACTCAACAcctaaaaataaatcattacATGTTTTTTCGAGAAATATTGGTAGAAGCAGATCGCCCAATCAAAGAAATTTCGAAAGAAGGGAACACGGAGTGTTTATATGTGGTGATTTCTCTGACCATACTGAGGAAAATAATCCTATAAGAGTTTATAAAGACCAAAGGGATTACATGAAATTTAGCGGATATAATACAAATGATTTTCCAATCAACAATGGTTATTATCATGACTAA
- a CDS encoding ABC1 like protein kinase, whose protein sequence is MRKFKLIYEPNTLITTFSKNKFSRFNQILKLLKNSSQFIISEKKTGLFWISHKNKGDWHETDNLIPKYSNYKDPKISIITKVKSIENHLASIETSKRVEKKVPTNSAVRLFHVSNMVIKLLLGSAKETYSDYKQGNGFSVKGKLLGNENIEAVNQTVKLLRGVALKFAQFINLNNIGIPIELSNALNDAKKNAFAIPICQVHKLMESEFGNGWKENIFAYFCENPFAAASIGQVHHGILKDGQSVAVKIQYPNIMKAILSDINLFQFVNSYCRIFPKGLFINELLAELKKELISECNYENELLFLKYYREKIIPTMNMYDLKVNFYIPTAFNHLSTKKILTTENMNSENTIEISSLFQDNVKSTFGLQNTMELRNSIAESLLYLTLHELFIFRTLQTDPNPANFLVDLRKNRIILLDFGAVRSYSEDFVDDYINMIRFAISGSEPDIIKQFIKMKFILGTESEDFIKLHCDAIKMVSEVFKYSPSPFDFSKSEIVANISKIVPNILLNRETPPLSDIYSLHRRIAGFFIICSRLGAAINSHKIFNQVLEKYNTRRVKSTPN, encoded by the coding sequence atgagAAAATTTAAACTAATTTATGAACCAAATACTCTCATAACAAccttttcaaaaaataaatttagcagatttaatcaaatattgaagcttttaaaaaattcttctcaatttatcatttctgaaaaaaaaacaggTTTATTTTGGATCTCACATAAGAATAAAGGAGATTGGCATGAAACAGATAATTTAATACCTAAATATTCAAACTATAAGGACCCTAAAATAAGTATAATTACAAAAGTAAAATCAATAGAAAATCACCTTGCGTCTATAGAAACATCGAAAAGagtagaaaaaaaagtgcCAACAAATAGCGCGGTTAGATTATTTCATGTGAGCAATATGGTAATAAAGCTCCTACTTGGATCTGCGAAAGAAACGTATAGTGATTATAAGCAGGGAAATGGATTTTCAGTAAAGGGAAAACTATTAggaaatgaaaatattgaagcaGTAAATCAAACAGTAAAGTTACTAAGGGGGGTAGCACTTAAGTTTGCACAGTTTATTAatctaaataatattggtaTTCCTATTGAGTTATCGAATGCACTAAATgatgcaaaaaaaaatgcgTTTGCAATTCCAATCTGCCAAGTACATAAATTAATGGAATCAGAGTTTGGGAATGGTTGGAAGGAAAACATTTTTGCCTATTTTTGTGAAAATCCCTTTGCAGCAGCTTCAATTGGACAAGTACATCATGGAATTCTTAAAGATGGGCAGTCTGTAGCTgtaaaaattcaatatcCTAACATAATGAAGGCTATTTTATCGGACATAAATCTATTTCAATTTGTAAACAGTTATTGCCGAATTTTCCCAAAAGGGCTATTTATTAATGAGCTGTTGGCTgagttaaaaaaagaattaatttctgaatgtaattatgaaaatgaacttttatttttgaaatattacaGGGAAAAAATCATTCCCACTATGAATATGTATGATTTAAAAGTGAATTTTTATATACCAACAGCATTTAATCATCTTtctacaaaaaaaattttgacAACAGAAAATATGAATTCAGAAAATACAATTGAAATCTCATCTTTGTTCCAAGATAATGTAAAAAGTACATTTGGCTTACAAAATACTATGGAGTTGAGGAATTCAATAGCAGAGTCACTTCTTTATTTGACATTACATgaactttttatttttagaacGCTTCAAACAGATCCAAATCCTGCAAATTTCCTGGTGGATTTGAGGAAAAATCGAATAATATTGCTGGATTTTGGCGCAGTAAGATCATATTCAGAGGATTTTGTTGATGATTACATTAACATGATTAGATTCGCAATTAGTGGATCGGAACCTGATATCATTAAAcaattcattaaaatgaaatttattttgggGACTGAAAGTGAagatttcattaaattgcACTGTGATGCAATCAAAATGGTGTCTGAGGTGTTCAAGTATTCTCCATCCCCATTTGACTTCTCAAAAAGTGAAATAGTtgcaaatatttcaaaaattgtCCCAAATATATTGCTAAACAGAGAAACGCCCCCTCTTTCTGATATTTATTCACTACACAGGCGTATCGCTGGATTCTTTATAATTTGCAGTCGTCTTGGAGCAGCGATAAACTCAcataaaatattcaatcaAGTATTGGAGAAATATAATACGAGAAGAGTTAAATCAACTCCTAACTAG
- a CDS encoding importin alpha subunit, whose protein sequence is IGIIATMDKLETHKKAYKKTFDDPRRKREEQQAQIRKQQRDEQLSKRRQGNDGENNDISMGMNIQSGNMYGVEHIPALSQGIMSQEFTTQFEATQGLRRLLSREHNPPIQAVIDAGVIPRLVHFLSDYDHPNLQFEAAWTLTNISSGTTEQTCEVVRHGSIPKCVELLNSPKLEVKEQAIWTLGNIAGDSANCRDLVLRAGALPPILQLIALEIGPLDNNEQMMNVKSPSTVGGKVSGKTSILRTATWTVNNLCRGRPPPPFEMVSHSLPVLCRLLYFSDLEVMTDACWALSYISDGPNDRVEAVLRSEACPRLVELLGHPSPLVQTPALRCVGNIVTGDDRQTQMVLSCGAAKYLLQLLSSPKKVIRKEACWTVSNITAGNKEQIQEIIDNGLIVPLVNLLNTAEFDVKKEAAWAISNATTGGTVEQIEYLVSQGVIKPLCDLLSIEDAKVINVALEAIENILKTGAIRQHERGLQENPYCALVEQAYGLSRLEKLQEAPSKAIYEKAFHIIVSYFPYEYEDDHEEIFDTIESAEPEFKYNPDSNVDFKFE, encoded by the coding sequence attggGATAATAGCGACAATGGATAAGTTGGAAACCCATAAGAAGGCTTATAAAAAGACCTTTGATGACCCTAGAAGGAAGCGTGAAGAACAGCAAGCGCAAATTCGAAAACAACAACGTGATGAACAACTTAGTAAGAGACGTCAAGGAAACGATggtgaaaataatgatatatCTATGGGTATGAATATCCAATCAGGAAATATGTACGGTGTTGAGCATATTCCGGCATTATCTCAGGGAATAATGAGTCAAGAATTCACTACTCAGTTTGAAGCAACACAAGGCTTAAGAAGACTGCTTTCTAGAGAGCACAACCCACCAATTCAGGCAGTTATTGACGCTGGGGTGATCCCTCGTTTGGTTCACTTTTTAAGTGATTATGACCACCCAAATCTTCAGTTCGAAGCTGCATGGACTTTAACAAATATATCGTCTGGTACTACTGAGCAAACTTGTGAAGTTGTTAGACACGGATCGATTCCAAAATGTGTTGAACTTTTAAATAGTCCAAAACTTGAAGTTAAAGAACAAGCTATTTGGACGCTCGGTAATATAGCGGGTGATTCTGCGAATTGCCGTGATCTAGTATTGAGAGCAGGTGCGCTTCCACCAATCCTACAATTAATTGCGCTAGAAATAGGCCCATTGGACAACAACGAACAAATGATGAATGTAAAATCACCGAGTACAGTAGGTGGCAAGGTTAGTGGTAAGACCAGCATACTAAGGACAGCAACTTGGACGGTTAACAACCTTTGTAGAGGTAGGCCACCGCCACCATTCGAAATGGTGTCTCACTCACTACCAGTGCTATGTAgacttttatatttttctgaCTTGGAAGTTATGACAGATGCTTGTTGGGCGCTTAGTTATATCTCAGATGGGCCCAATGATCGTGTTGAGGCGGTACTAAGGAGCGAAGCATGCCCCAGACTTGTAGAGCTTTTGGGCCATCCATCACCCCTTGTTCAGACTCCTGCACTTAGGTGTGTTGGAAATATTGTTACGGGTGATGATAGACAAACTCAGATGGTTCTATCATGCGGAGCTGCAAAGTACCTTTTACAACTTTTATCTTCTCCCAAGAAGGTAATTAGGAAAGAAGCTTGTTGGACTGTGTCAAATATTACAGCAGGAAACAAAGAACAAATccaagaaattattgataacGGATTAATTGTTCCATTAGTTAATCTACTAAACACTGCAGAGTTTGATGTGAAAAAGGAAGCTGCATGGGCGATTTCTAATGCGACAACAGGAGGCACTGTCGAacaaattgaatatttagtTAGCCAGGGGGTGATCAAACCTCTTTGTGACTTGCTCAGCATTGAGGATGCGAAGGTAATCAACGTAGCTCTAGAGGCAATTGAGAATATTCTAAAGACAGGTGCGATAAGGCAACATGAACGTGGCCTTCAAGAGAATCCATATTGCGCCCTTGTAGAACAAGCTTATGGACTATCTAGGCTTGAGAAGCTTCAAGAAGCTCCTTCAAAGGCTATTTACGAAAAGGCATTCCATATCATTGTTTCCTATTTCCCGTATGAATACGAAGATGATCACGAAGAAATTTTTGACACAATTGAAAGTGCTGAGCCAGAATTTAAGTATAATCCTGATTCGAATGTagattttaaatttgagTAA
- a CDS encoding DNAJ'DNAJ protein': MEQERSNVKDNAFLSDATSSNIVEHERPEERSKSEANIEELPYNQRYSKIEPGSTSFDESTSSWYQLAIQSGSRNISGEDMNSLLYSDEGVLGGLFSTRRPRDAMAGFSSGMKTVGKGVAAGVATLVAAPVVGAATEGVSGFFKGMGAGLVAAVALPVTAVGVAGYQMARGVANTPEAITESNKGRKWDKKNRQWIEYYYSLDDEIQRLKEKEIKYSQKNDNYEASDYDKKESINLDSKNVVDTTYYDLLSVSPNADADEIRRQYYRKAKQYHPDKNPDDADAKDKFQKLGEAYQILADPERRKRYDEYGIGATYDMPVIDSNLIFTILFGSDSLEKYVGKLKMVSLVEIASTNNGQNGAGNSIEMEQAIENEQNKRTILLAIEMRKIITPILQEFDAEKSVPIETSEILINWRESISQEAKSLCNDSFCDAMVEAIGWSYENYGSQYLGKIDTFLGIGGKYAKFQAKTRNVASTWKMASTAIRTAMAAQSLQSSIKKKSSGTAENERTYESNLEQDAEESARTQQQFEETLPLILDTMLQITIMDIEDTIRTVAKKLVKDMGVDLNTRKQRALALIELGSIFQSVANDSNQQREEKGDKPDARRKVEEAFIKAAQQRDEK, from the coding sequence atggagCAAGAACGAAGTAATGTGAAAGATAATGCATTCTTGTCGGATGCTACTTCATCGAATATAGTCGAGCATGAGAGGCCTGAAGAAAGATCCAAATCCGAGGCAAATATTGAGGAGCTGCCCTATAACCAAAGGTATTCTAAAATTGAGCCTGGAAGTACTTCATTTGATGAATCAACTTCTTCTTGGTATCAATTAGCTATTCAGTCAGGATCTAGGAATATTTCAGGTGAAGACATGAACTCTTTATTATATAGCGATGAAGGTGTTTTGGGTGGCTTGTTTTCAACAAGACGGCCGAGAGATGCAATGGCAGGGTTTAGCAGCGGAATGAAGACAGTGGGGAAGGGCGTTGCAGCTGGTGTTGCAACATTAGTCGCCGCACCTGTGGTCGGAGCTGCTACCGAAGGTGTATCTGGGTTTTTCAAAGGAATGGGCGCTGGTTTAGTTGCAGCAGTTGCATTACCTGTAACTGCTGTTGGAGTTGCCGGATACCAAATGGCGAGGGGAGTAGCGAATACTCCAGAGGCCATAACTGAAAGTAATAAGGGGAGGAAATGGGACAAAAAAAACAGACAGTGGATTGAATATTACTATTCGTTAGATGATGAAATTCAGCGACTTAAGgaaaaggaaataaaatattcacaaaaaaatgataattatgAAGCTAGTGATTatgataaaaaagaatcaataaatttagattcaaaaaatgTTGTAGATACAACTTATTATGATTTGTTATCTGTTTCGCCAAATGCAGATGCAGATGAAATTCGACGACAATATTACAGGAAGGCAAAGCAGTACCATCCAGATAAAAATCCTGATGATGCAGACGCAAAAgataaatttcaaaagttGGGCGAAGCTTATCAAATACTTGCTGATCCTGAACGCAGGAAAAGATATGATGAATATGGAATTGGTGCTACTTATGATATGCCCGTTATTGATTCGAATTTGATTTTCACAATTTTATTTGGGTCTGATAGTTTAGAAAAGTATGTAGGCAAACTGAAGATGGTTTCTCTTGTTGAAATTGCCTCCACCAATAATGGTCAAAATGGTGCTGGAAATTCAATAGAGATGGAGCAAGCAATTGAAAACgaacaaaataaaagaacAATTTTACTCGCAATAGAAATGAGAAAGATAATTACTCCTATACTGCAAGAGTTTGATGCTGAAAAATCAGTTCCAATTGAAACTTCAGAGATTCTTATTAATTGGAGAGAATCGATTTCTCAAGAAGCAAAAAGTTTATGTAACGATTCGTTTTGTGACGCAATGGTTGAGGCAATTGGCTGGAGCTATGAAAATTATGGTTCTCAATACTTAGGAAAAATTGACACCTTTCTTGGAATAGGAGGTAAGTATGCCAAGTTTCAAGCAAAGACAAGGAATGTTGCATCTACTTGGAAAATGGCATCTACTGCAATTAGAACAGCTATGGCAGCTCAAAGTCTGCAGTCgtctattaaaaaaaaatccagTGGAACTGCAGAAAATGAACGCACCTATGAATCTAATTTGGAACAAGATGCAGAGGAATCAGCAAGAACACAACAGCAGTTCGAAGAGACGTTACCACTTATATTGGATACAATGCTTCAGATCACAATAATGGACATTGAAGATACAATCAGGACAGTTGCTAAGAAACTAGTGAAAGATATGGGAGTTGATCTAAATACAAGAAAGCAAAGGGCACTAGCTCTCATAGAACTTGGCTCAATTTTTCAATCTGTAGCAAACGATTCAAATCAACAGAGAGAAGAAAAAGGCGATAAACCGGATGCAAGAAGAAAAGTTGAAGAGGCGTTCATTAAAGCTGCTCAACAAAGAGATGAAAAATAG